Below is a genomic region from Methanobrevibacter oralis.
GACTGTTAATGCAGTTATTACTAGAGGAACGGGCAATAATACAACTTCTGCTTATACTGAAGCTGTATACACCCATAATGGAAGCCAAATATATGTTAATAAAACAGTATATAATCCATTAAATATTTCCAACCTTATTGTTGTTGAAGATGGATATCTTATGAAAAACGAATCTGTTGGGAATGTTAAGGATGCTAATTATACATTATTCTTAATGGGTGAAAAGAACAAATATACTCCAATCCTTATCAGTAATAAATTAGCCAATTCTATGTTTACTAAATTATATCTTTTAGGTGGAGCTGGTCAGGACATATTTACAAATGTCCATACTGAAGAAGGAGTAATGTTGTGGCAAGTAAACTTTAATAATACTGTCGCTGGCAAATAAATAATTTGATTAGGATTTTTCCTAATCTTCTGTCTTTTTTTTTAATAATTTGGTGGTTTAATGGGTATAGAAGAGAAAATTAAAGATATTGAAGAAGAGATTCAAAAGACGCCTTATAATAAAGCCACTTCTCATCATATTGGTAAACTTAAAGCAAAACTTTCAAAATTGAAAGAGGAATCTTTACAAAGAAGTAGTTCTGGTTCTAAAGGACAAGGGTTTAATATTAAAAAAACTGGTGATGCTACTGTTGTTCTTGTTGGATTTCCTTCTGTTGGTAAATCTACTCTTTTAAATGAAATTACTAATGCTGAAAGTAAAGTTGGAGCTTATCAATTTACTACTTTAGATATTGTTCCAGGAATTATGGAACATAAAAATGCTAAAATACAAATTTTCGATATTCCAGGTATTATTACTGGTGCAAGCAGTGGTAAAGGTAGAGGTAAAGAAATTTTGTCTGTAGCTAGAACTGCCGATTTAATTGTTGTCGTGTTAGATACATTAAATCCACAACATTTAGATGTAATATTAAAAGAATTGAATAATATTGGAATTAGACCTAACCAAACACCTCCTGATGTTACTGTTAATAGAAAAAAATTAGGTGGAGTAA
It encodes:
- a CDS encoding OBG GTPase family GTP-binding protein, whose protein sequence is MGIEEKIKDIEEEIQKTPYNKATSHHIGKLKAKLSKLKEESLQRSSSGSKGQGFNIKKTGDATVVLVGFPSVGKSTLLNEITNAESKVGAYQFTTLDIVPGIMEHKNAKIQIFDIPGIITGASSGKGRGKEILSVARTADLIVVVLDTLNPQHLDVILKELNNIGIRPNQTPPDVTVNRKKLGGVKVSSTVPLSHLDEKAIRSIINEYEMHNADVLFRDDVTIDQFIDVLDRNKSYVPMIILLNKVDLVDEAYIKEIKNYIPEFIPISADKKINIENLKDIIFDHLDLVRVYLKPQGKKADMEDPLVIKKGSTVLDACGKLHREFVKNFRHAKVWGTSVKFPGQKVGPDHILEDEDILRIILRK